In the Carboxydothermus hydrogenoformans Z-2901 genome, one interval contains:
- the spoVAD gene encoding stage V sporulation protein AD: MRQTREFANPPVVLGYATIAGPKEGEGPLATYFDKIINNLYYYEDTWEKAEQKMFLEVVEMALQKASVKKEEVDFFLAGDLLNQIISANFVAKSLGIPFFGLYNACATFYEGLILGAMLIAGGFAKKVLVGVSSHYATVERQYRNPTEQGVQKTPTSQWTVTGAAAVVLGEGEGKIKIPRVTVGKALDYGMFDPSDMGGAMAPAAFDTLLAHFKETGLSYDYYDLMATGDLARFGWQILVKLLQERNINFGQRLTDCGIMIYRPDQQVNAGGSGTACSALVTAGYVFNELSQGKIHKFLGIGTGALLSQVTSQQGMSIPVIAHAVSFECY; encoded by the coding sequence ATGAGGCAAACCCGGGAATTTGCTAATCCGCCGGTAGTATTGGGTTATGCAACTATAGCTGGACCAAAAGAAGGGGAAGGCCCCCTGGCTACCTATTTTGATAAGATTATTAACAACCTTTATTATTATGAGGATACCTGGGAGAAAGCGGAGCAAAAAATGTTTTTGGAAGTAGTCGAAATGGCTTTACAAAAAGCTTCTGTTAAAAAGGAAGAAGTGGACTTTTTTTTGGCCGGGGACTTATTAAACCAAATTATTTCGGCTAATTTTGTTGCAAAAAGTTTGGGGATTCCATTTTTTGGATTATATAATGCTTGTGCTACTTTTTACGAAGGACTAATCCTGGGGGCTATGTTAATAGCCGGTGGTTTTGCCAAAAAAGTACTGGTGGGTGTTTCCAGTCATTACGCCACCGTTGAACGGCAGTACCGTAATCCTACAGAACAGGGGGTTCAGAAAACGCCTACATCCCAGTGGACGGTTACCGGTGCGGCCGCGGTGGTTTTGGGGGAAGGAGAAGGCAAAATTAAAATTCCCCGGGTTACGGTGGGCAAAGCGTTGGATTACGGTATGTTTGATCCTTCGGACATGGGTGGGGCTATGGCTCCTGCAGCTTTTGACACTTTACTTGCCCACTTTAAAGAAACGGGTTTGTCTTACGATTATTATGATTTAATGGCAACCGGAGATTTAGCCCGGTTTGGATGGCAAATCCTGGTTAAACTTTTACAGGAACGTAATATCAACTTTGGTCAAAGGCTTACCGATTGCGGAATCATGATTTATCGACCGGATCAGCAGGTAAATGCCGGAGGTAGCGGTACAGCTTGTTCGGCTTTAGTTACCGCTGGCTACGTTTTTAACGAGTTAAGTCAGGGAAAGATTCATAAATTTTTGGGTATAGGTACGGGTGCTTTACTTTCTCAAGTTACATCCCAGCAGGGAATGTCCATACCGGTAATTGCTCATGCAGTATCCTTTGAATGTTACTGA
- the xerD gene encoding site-specific tyrosine recombinase XerD, which yields MLDLFIDYLLLEKGFSLNTLLSYRRDLEKFVSFLEKRNISIIDATSKDIKLYLQDLARKLKPASVARNLAAIRSFYKYLLREKIVGENPALDVDGPKLGLKLPEILSYEEIDLLLKAPDLSTWEGVRDRAMLELLYATGLRVSELVNLELPNLYLDERYVKILGKGAKMRIVPFGEVAAHYLNQYLALRAKRKSNSLKLFITRKGSGFTRQGFWKMLKRYGQKAGIVKNLTPHLIRHSFATHLLENGADLRIVQELLGHSFIETTQIYTHLTTRKLREVFRKAHPRA from the coding sequence ATGCTTGACCTTTTTATCGATTATTTATTGTTAGAAAAGGGCTTTTCTCTAAACACTCTCCTGTCTTACCGCCGGGATTTAGAGAAGTTTGTTTCTTTTTTGGAAAAACGAAATATCAGTATCATTGACGCAACTTCTAAGGATATTAAACTTTATTTGCAGGATTTAGCCCGGAAGCTAAAACCGGCAAGTGTAGCGAGAAATCTTGCTGCAATCCGAAGTTTTTATAAATATTTACTTCGGGAAAAGATTGTCGGGGAAAATCCTGCTTTGGATGTGGACGGGCCTAAACTTGGGTTAAAATTACCGGAAATCTTAAGTTACGAAGAAATTGATTTGCTTCTAAAAGCCCCCGACCTTTCTACCTGGGAAGGGGTGAGAGACCGGGCAATGTTAGAACTGCTTTATGCCACCGGGCTTAGGGTGTCGGAGTTAGTGAATCTTGAACTACCTAACTTATATTTGGACGAGAGATATGTTAAAATCTTGGGTAAAGGAGCAAAGATGCGGATTGTTCCCTTTGGAGAAGTAGCAGCCCACTACTTAAACCAGTATTTAGCCCTGAGAGCTAAGCGGAAAAGCAACTCTTTAAAGCTTTTTATTACCCGGAAGGGCAGTGGTTTTACCCGTCAGGGATTCTGGAAAATGCTAAAAAGATACGGGCAAAAAGCTGGAATAGTAAAAAACTTGACCCCCCATTTAATCCGCCATTCTTTTGCCACTCATCTCCTGGAAAACGGTGCGGATTTAAGAATTGTTCAGGAACTCCTTGGTCACAGTTTTATAGAAACGACGCAAATTTATACCCACTTAACTACGAGAAAACTGCGAGAGGTATTTCGTAAAGCACATCCACGAGCTTAG
- a CDS encoding HD-GYP domain-containing protein, with translation MVDQIIGDFHRLRFLALVGALLFFLFNSEPINKKAFLIFLIAVIYSIVLYAYLLKKPEKRDFGYKVSFWLDCLLLTALIYYTGLGHSLFYFGYVLLVAIHTFYYGPQFGLLTATVSTAMYFIVCYLDPEVKWFDFLFKAGFLFVMVIGVAVVYWENYRLKKLYLEEISKLRDLTAKTQKIAQIQDLKELADFGLKMAVNISGALAGIVWVLDERRKNLHPIAVFGIEKKDLPWVLPAEILSSLISAENCEAIITGESFTKLTFEKNYQKVYTVCLAGKEQRIGFLNLYGNGEFKNLDYLTIFCGYLASQMSIVRLYEQSKELCFSITQALVMAIEAKDSYTAGHSLRVTAIAEKIGKKLGFSLERLEKLRKAALLHDIGKIGISEKILNKPGKLLPEEYREIQNHPGIGVEIIKPIEQMQDIIEIIYHHHEWYDGTGYPARLKGEEIPLEARVLAVADAFEAMTSDRSYRKALTKEEAIAEIIKQKGKQFDPQVVEAFLEVVKEVGG, from the coding sequence ATGGTGGACCAAATAATCGGTGATTTTCACCGTTTGCGCTTTCTTGCCCTGGTAGGAGCTTTGCTTTTTTTTCTTTTTAACTCGGAGCCAATTAATAAAAAAGCTTTTCTTATTTTTCTAATTGCTGTTATTTATTCTATTGTTTTGTATGCATATTTGTTAAAAAAACCAGAAAAAAGAGATTTTGGTTATAAAGTTTCTTTTTGGCTGGATTGTTTGCTGTTAACAGCACTAATTTATTACACCGGTCTCGGTCATAGTTTATTTTATTTTGGTTATGTGCTGCTGGTGGCTATTCACACCTTTTATTATGGTCCGCAGTTTGGCTTATTAACTGCCACCGTTAGTACTGCTATGTATTTTATCGTTTGCTACTTAGACCCTGAAGTTAAGTGGTTTGATTTCTTGTTTAAAGCTGGTTTTCTTTTTGTCATGGTTATTGGGGTGGCGGTGGTATACTGGGAAAATTACCGGTTAAAAAAGTTATATCTTGAGGAAATTTCTAAACTTCGGGATTTGACAGCTAAAACCCAGAAGATTGCCCAAATACAGGATTTAAAAGAGCTTGCTGATTTTGGATTAAAAATGGCGGTAAACATTAGTGGTGCTTTGGCGGGGATAGTCTGGGTTTTGGATGAAAGGCGGAAAAACCTTCACCCCATAGCGGTATTTGGTATCGAAAAAAAAGATCTTCCGTGGGTCCTCCCTGCGGAAATTCTTTCTTCGCTTATTTCTGCTGAAAATTGTGAGGCGATTATTACCGGTGAAAGTTTTACTAAATTAACTTTTGAGAAAAACTACCAGAAAGTTTATACTGTTTGTTTAGCCGGAAAAGAGCAAAGGATTGGGTTTTTAAATTTATACGGTAACGGGGAGTTTAAAAACCTCGATTACTTAACGATATTTTGCGGTTATTTGGCGTCACAAATGTCAATTGTTCGTCTTTATGAACAATCCAAAGAGCTTTGCTTTAGTATTACTCAGGCTTTAGTAATGGCCATTGAAGCCAAGGACTCTTATACTGCCGGCCATTCCCTGCGGGTTACTGCTATTGCCGAAAAAATTGGGAAAAAGTTGGGCTTTTCGCTGGAGCGCCTGGAAAAACTCAGGAAAGCTGCACTTTTGCATGATATTGGCAAAATCGGGATTTCTGAAAAAATATTAAATAAGCCCGGTAAACTATTGCCCGAAGAATATCGAGAAATCCAAAACCATCCGGGAATTGGTGTGGAAATAATTAAACCCATTGAGCAAATGCAGGATATTATTGAAATCATTTACCACCACCACGAATGGTATGATGGAACTGGCTATCCGGCAAGGCTTAAAGGGGAAGAAATACCTTTGGAAGCAAGAGTGCTGGCGGTGGCCGATGCTTTTGAGGCGATGACGTCCGACCGTTCTTACCGCAAGGCACTAACAAAAGAGGAAGCTATCGCCGAAATTATAAAACAAAAGGGCAAACAGTTTGACCCGCAAGTTGTGGAGGCTTTTTTAGAAGTTGTAAAAGAAGTCGGGGGTTAG
- a CDS encoding DUF3866 family protein yields MIELKEGKAIEILAEDEETQELLVDVEGSLEKAVCYLNLTGKVRVGDRLLLNTTAVTLKLGTGGFHFVVANFSRPRQSLKGPGHIIKLRYTPLQLKCLAAEEEGSPYHAAVQNFQSLKGMPVVVCSLHSQLLPVIAGINSQNKNLRVAYLMSDQGALPIAFSKTVKNLRKKGLICGTITFGHAFGGDIEAVNVYSALILAKVALKADVAVIAMGPGNVGTGTKWGSTALAQGEYLNAVKILGGCPIMVPRVSFADPRERHFGLSHHSLTVINEIALVDFFLALPELKDYKKKERLLEQTKAFSQRVQVHYFPEEFLNKLLLEEVENLSTMGRDFTSDREFFLTAAAGGVLAVEMQKRVEKNG; encoded by the coding sequence ATGATTGAACTTAAAGAAGGCAAGGCCATAGAGATTTTGGCTGAAGATGAAGAAACTCAGGAATTATTGGTGGATGTGGAAGGAAGTTTAGAAAAAGCCGTATGTTATCTTAACCTTACCGGAAAAGTTCGGGTAGGAGACCGCCTTTTGTTAAACACCACGGCAGTTACCTTAAAACTTGGAACCGGCGGCTTTCATTTTGTAGTGGCCAATTTTAGCCGGCCCAGGCAAAGCCTGAAAGGACCGGGGCATATTATTAAACTTCGGTATACTCCGCTGCAGTTAAAGTGCCTGGCGGCGGAAGAGGAAGGCAGTCCCTATCACGCTGCTGTCCAAAATTTCCAAAGTTTAAAGGGAATGCCGGTGGTGGTTTGCAGTTTGCATAGCCAGTTATTACCGGTAATTGCCGGGATTAACTCCCAAAATAAGAATTTAAGAGTTGCTTATCTTATGAGCGACCAGGGGGCACTGCCCATTGCTTTTAGTAAAACGGTAAAAAATTTAAGGAAAAAGGGTTTAATTTGTGGAACCATTACCTTTGGCCACGCCTTTGGCGGCGATATCGAGGCGGTTAACGTTTATTCGGCCTTGATTTTGGCAAAAGTAGCGCTAAAAGCCGATGTAGCAGTAATTGCCATGGGACCGGGCAATGTGGGTACCGGTACAAAATGGGGTTCTACCGCCCTGGCTCAAGGGGAGTATCTAAATGCGGTAAAAATCCTGGGAGGTTGCCCTATCATGGTACCCAGGGTCTCCTTTGCCGATCCCCGGGAAAGGCATTTTGGCTTAAGCCACCATTCACTCACTGTCATAAACGAAATTGCCCTTGTTGATTTTTTTCTGGCTCTACCGGAGTTAAAAGATTATAAGAAAAAAGAGCGCCTTTTAGAGCAGACCAAAGCATTCTCCCAAAGGGTGCAAGTTCATTATTTTCCCGAAGAATTTTTAAATAAGCTTCTACTTGAAGAGGTGGAGAATCTATCTACCATGGGTAGGGATTTTACCAGCGACCGGGAGTTCTTTTTAACGGCCGCTGCTGGAGGGGTTCTTGCGGTAGAAATGCAAAAGAGGGTTGAAAAAAATGGCTAA
- the spoIIAB gene encoding ATP-binding protein: MKHNYFNLTIPALKENIGLVRIVVAAFAAQKDLTLPDLDDIKVAVSEAVTNSIVHGYGNNPGEIKVNGYFTEEGMYIEVIDFGKGIEREKIREKMVLDPEDEHPGLGFLFMQSLMDRVEIVPMERGTKVILFKRILKDNRTV; encoded by the coding sequence ATGAAGCATAATTATTTTAACCTGACGATTCCCGCCTTAAAAGAAAATATCGGTTTGGTACGGATTGTGGTGGCGGCTTTTGCTGCCCAGAAGGATTTAACCCTTCCCGACTTGGACGATATTAAAGTTGCGGTATCCGAGGCGGTTACCAATAGCATCGTTCACGGCTACGGTAATAATCCAGGAGAAATAAAGGTTAATGGTTATTTTACCGAGGAGGGGATGTATATTGAAGTAATAGATTTTGGCAAAGGTATTGAACGGGAAAAAATCAGGGAAAAAATGGTATTGGACCCGGAGGATGAGCATCCGGGTTTGGGCTTTCTCTTTATGCAGAGTTTAATGGATCGGGTGGAAATCGTGCCTATGGAGCGGGGGACAAAAGTGATTTTATTTAAAAGAATTTTAAAAGATAACAGAACCGTGTGA
- a CDS encoding D-alanyl-D-alanine carboxypeptidase family protein: MPKRLIIYLLLVLGLGLTTNALAAPLEINARAAILMEPYTGKILYEKEIHKKLPIASVTKLMTLLLAIEAVEKGKVNLEDIVKVSEEAASMGGSQLYMYAGEEFSFKDLLMAVAVASANDACVAVAETVAGNEQAFVEEMNKKAEELGMTNTHFVNSYGFDDPNHYSTCYDLAILLREAIKHPLFLELSQIKEFTLRGGETRRFNTNKLLWYYRGVDAGKTGWTEEAGYCLASTASRDDLRLIAVVLGCPVKKGHFTESIKLYNYGYANFKAYPILAEKFSVKVKVVKGEKEQILVGPGAPVLLVEEKGKKINPRYELKLPEKITAPVKNGQVMGEVVIYDGTKIIGRAPLKSLEDCLKARLDFAIGRFLKSLLTFE; the protein is encoded by the coding sequence ATGCCCAAAAGGCTTATAATTTACCTTTTACTGGTGTTAGGCCTTGGACTTACTACTAACGCTTTAGCAGCTCCTCTGGAAATTAACGCCAGGGCGGCAATTTTAATGGAACCTTATACCGGTAAAATTTTATACGAAAAAGAAATTCATAAAAAACTGCCCATTGCCAGTGTGACAAAATTAATGACGTTGCTTTTAGCCATTGAAGCGGTTGAAAAAGGGAAAGTCAACCTGGAGGATATAGTAAAGGTTAGCGAAGAAGCTGCGTCCATGGGTGGGTCCCAGCTTTACATGTATGCCGGGGAAGAGTTTTCCTTTAAAGACCTCTTAATGGCCGTGGCAGTTGCTTCGGCCAACGATGCCTGTGTCGCGGTCGCCGAAACGGTGGCGGGGAACGAACAGGCTTTCGTGGAAGAAATGAACAAAAAAGCGGAAGAGCTCGGCATGACCAATACCCATTTTGTTAACAGCTACGGTTTTGATGATCCTAACCATTACAGCACCTGCTATGACCTGGCTATTTTATTAAGAGAAGCGATTAAGCATCCGCTCTTTTTGGAACTTAGCCAGATTAAAGAGTTTACGTTAAGGGGTGGTGAAACCCGCCGCTTTAATACCAATAAACTGCTCTGGTACTACCGCGGGGTAGACGCCGGAAAAACCGGCTGGACGGAAGAGGCGGGTTATTGTTTGGCTTCTACGGCAAGTCGTGACGATCTTCGTTTAATTGCCGTGGTTTTGGGTTGCCCGGTCAAAAAAGGCCACTTTACCGAATCGATAAAGCTTTACAACTACGGTTATGCCAATTTTAAGGCGTACCCGATATTAGCTGAAAAGTTTTCTGTTAAAGTTAAAGTGGTAAAGGGAGAAAAGGAACAAATACTGGTTGGCCCCGGAGCGCCGGTACTGTTAGTTGAAGAAAAAGGGAAAAAAATAAATCCCCGTTATGAATTAAAACTTCCGGAAAAAATTACGGCTCCGGTAAAGAACGGTCAGGTAATGGGTGAGGTTGTTATTTATGATGGGACAAAGATAATCGGCAGAGCTCCCCTTAAGTCTTTAGAGGATTGTTTAAAAGCTCGACTCGATTTTGCCATCGGGCGATTTTTAAAAAGCCTTTTAACTTTTGAGTAG
- a CDS encoding dodecin family protein, protein MHVKVAELVGESPTGWKDAVQTAVNEASRSLGTVTGVEILNFTANVEGGRVVEYKANVKVAYVE, encoded by the coding sequence ATGCATGTAAAAGTAGCCGAATTAGTGGGAGAATCACCAACCGGCTGGAAGGATGCGGTACAAACCGCAGTAAATGAAGCATCGCGGTCCCTGGGGACGGTAACCGGAGTAGAAATTTTAAATTTTACCGCTAATGTGGAAGGCGGACGGGTAGTAGAATATAAGGCCAATGTAAAAGTTGCTTATGTGGAATAA
- the sigF gene encoding RNA polymerase sporulation sigma factor SigF, with the protein MNLPRFPRLGEQEIKELIEKAQKGDVAAREKLINCNLKLVFKVVERFLHRGYEVEDLFQIGTIGLIKAIDKFDLKQQVKFSTYAVPMIVGEIRRFLRDDQAIRISRSTKELGVKILKEKEALTVKLGREPTIAELEETLGYSREAIVEALEAGQSLASLFETVHQDDGDPIYLLDQIKQEGDEEQTLLENISIKEVLSKLEPRERYILINRFFKEKTQMEIARTLGISQVQVSRLERQALLKLKRYLNES; encoded by the coding sequence ATGAATTTACCCCGCTTCCCAAGGCTCGGTGAACAGGAAATAAAAGAATTAATAGAAAAAGCCCAAAAGGGAGATGTGGCTGCCCGGGAAAAACTTATCAATTGTAATTTAAAATTGGTCTTTAAAGTGGTGGAACGTTTTTTACACCGAGGCTACGAAGTTGAAGATCTGTTTCAAATTGGGACGATTGGGCTAATTAAAGCCATTGATAAATTTGATTTAAAACAACAGGTGAAGTTTTCCACGTATGCGGTTCCCATGATTGTGGGGGAAATTCGTCGTTTTCTTAGAGATGACCAGGCTATCCGGATTAGTCGTTCTACCAAAGAACTGGGGGTAAAGATTTTAAAAGAAAAAGAAGCGCTTACCGTAAAGTTAGGCCGGGAACCTACAATTGCCGAACTGGAAGAAACTCTTGGTTACTCGCGGGAGGCGATTGTTGAAGCATTAGAAGCGGGACAGAGCTTGGCTTCACTTTTTGAAACGGTTCATCAGGATGATGGAGACCCGATATACCTGTTAGATCAGATTAAGCAGGAGGGTGATGAAGAACAAACCCTTTTAGAAAATATCTCAATAAAAGAAGTGCTAAGCAAGTTAGAACCGCGGGAGCGGTATATTTTAATTAACCGCTTTTTTAAAGAAAAAACCCAAATGGAGATTGCCAGAACTCTCGGAATTTCCCAGGTACAGGTTTCAAGGCTTGAAAGACAGGCCCTCTTAAAATTAAAACGGTACCTGAACGAGAGTTAA
- the spoIIM gene encoding stage II sporulation protein M — MRENEFLSTWPQKKYFLLYLGMFIFFLCGVGWGAREAILLDRQEKEIVVQEAAKLLNTVRQSYNPETVFTYTSGQLFSIYLLLFLLGLSVIGFPVAFAVVFSRGVMLGFTGAVLASQNSGKGVFLALAALLPQNIVYLPSLLLAASGTVVFAIKLFKVYFSREKKLGFTFAGYVVLMVFAAAAAYGAAAIEAYLSPKIIFYFLK; from the coding sequence ATGCGGGAAAACGAGTTTTTGAGCACCTGGCCGCAAAAAAAATATTTTTTACTTTATCTTGGGATGTTTATTTTTTTTCTCTGTGGTGTAGGGTGGGGGGCCCGGGAAGCGATTCTTTTAGATAGGCAGGAAAAAGAAATAGTGGTGCAGGAGGCAGCTAAATTACTGAACACCGTACGACAAAGTTATAATCCGGAAACGGTCTTTACTTACACCAGCGGTCAACTTTTTTCCATTTACCTTTTGCTTTTTCTTTTAGGGCTTTCGGTAATTGGATTTCCGGTGGCTTTTGCGGTGGTGTTTAGCCGGGGAGTTATGCTTGGTTTTACCGGTGCGGTTTTAGCTTCCCAGAATTCCGGTAAAGGGGTATTTTTGGCTCTGGCCGCCCTGTTACCCCAGAACATTGTTTATCTGCCTTCTTTATTGCTGGCGGCTTCAGGAACGGTAGTTTTTGCCATAAAACTTTTTAAGGTTTACTTTAGCAGAGAGAAAAAATTGGGCTTTACTTTTGCCGGTTACGTGGTTTTAATGGTTTTTGCTGCGGCTGCGGCTTACGGAGCGGCGGCGATAGAAGCTTATTTATCTCCCAAAATAATTTTTTACTTTTTAAAGTAA
- the spoVAC gene encoding stage V sporulation protein AC — protein MAIDKNEYQKTVEKIKPKPPVLKNCLLAFLMGGFVCLLGEVLFHFLRGYGISEKDGYTVVSVVFILISAILTGTGIYDDLVRIFGAGLIVPITGFANSMVSPALEHKQEGLVLGVGAKLFTVAGPVIIYGVLSSLIVAIILRGLGKL, from the coding sequence ATGGCTATTGATAAAAATGAGTATCAAAAAACTGTAGAAAAAATTAAACCTAAGCCGCCGGTACTAAAAAACTGCTTATTGGCTTTTTTAATGGGGGGCTTTGTTTGTCTTTTAGGAGAAGTTTTGTTTCATTTTTTAAGAGGCTACGGCATATCGGAAAAAGACGGTTACACCGTTGTAAGTGTGGTGTTTATCTTAATCTCGGCAATTTTAACGGGTACCGGGATTTATGATGATTTGGTGCGGATTTTTGGTGCCGGCTTAATCGTTCCCATTACCGGCTTTGCGAACTCCATGGTATCGCCGGCTTTGGAACATAAACAGGAAGGCTTGGTTCTCGGTGTTGGGGCGAAACTATTTACCGTAGCCGGTCCGGTTATTATTTACGGGGTACTTAGCTCTCTTATTGTGGCAATTATTTTAAGGGGGCTGGGAAAATTATGA
- a CDS encoding phosphopentomutase yields MKRVVLIVLDSVGIGELPDAHLYGDEGSNTLANTAKKVGGFELPNLEKLGLGKIHPILGLKGDIKALGAYGKMGEKSPGKDTTTGHWEICGLILEKPFPVYPNGFPEDLIKRFEEAIGRKTLGNKPASGTAIIEELGEEHMRTGYPIVYTSADSVFQIAAHEEVIPLEELYKMCKIARGLLTGEHAVGRVIARPFTGTPGNFKRTANRHDYSLEPTGKTVLDKLVEQGYEVLGVGKIYDIFAGRGLTWHESTKNNEDGLVKTVNLLYKDFTGLLFTNLVDFDMVYGHRNNAEGYYEALKQFDSYLPKIMEKLREDDLLIITADHGCDPTTPSTDHSREYVPLLVYGHSIKEDVNLGTRETFADVAATLEEIFGLEPGIGQSFWGEIRK; encoded by the coding sequence GTGAAAAGAGTAGTGTTAATAGTTTTGGACAGCGTTGGCATTGGAGAACTACCCGATGCCCACCTTTACGGTGATGAAGGCAGCAATACCCTTGCCAATACCGCAAAAAAGGTGGGGGGGTTTGAGCTTCCAAACTTAGAAAAACTTGGACTTGGTAAAATCCATCCTATTTTGGGACTAAAAGGTGATATTAAAGCTCTTGGGGCATACGGTAAAATGGGAGAAAAGTCTCCCGGCAAAGATACCACTACCGGCCATTGGGAGATTTGCGGACTGATCTTGGAAAAGCCTTTTCCGGTATATCCTAACGGGTTTCCGGAAGATTTAATCAAGCGCTTTGAAGAGGCCATTGGCCGGAAAACATTAGGTAATAAACCCGCTTCCGGTACTGCTATTATTGAAGAATTGGGCGAGGAACATATGCGGACCGGCTATCCTATTGTTTATACGTCGGCGGACAGTGTCTTCCAGATAGCCGCCCATGAAGAAGTTATACCCCTGGAAGAATTATACAAAATGTGTAAGATTGCCCGCGGACTTCTTACCGGCGAGCATGCGGTGGGGCGAGTGATTGCCCGGCCGTTTACAGGCACTCCCGGAAACTTTAAAAGAACCGCCAACCGCCACGATTATTCTTTGGAGCCAACGGGGAAAACCGTCTTAGATAAATTAGTGGAGCAGGGGTATGAGGTCCTGGGAGTAGGCAAGATTTACGACATTTTTGCCGGACGGGGACTTACCTGGCATGAATCTACCAAAAATAACGAAGATGGCCTTGTAAAAACCGTTAACCTTCTATATAAAGATTTTACGGGTCTATTATTTACCAACCTGGTAGATTTTGATATGGTGTACGGGCATAGAAATAATGCCGAAGGTTATTATGAAGCTTTAAAACAATTTGATTCCTATCTTCCCAAGATTATGGAAAAACTAAGAGAAGATGATTTATTGATAATTACCGCCGACCACGGCTGTGACCCTACAACTCCCAGTACCGACCATTCCCGTGAGTATGTACCGCTTTTAGTTTATGGTCACAGTATTAAAGAAGATGTAAACCTGGGTACCCGGGAAACCTTTGCCGATGTAGCGGCAACTTTAGAAGAGATTTTTGGTTTGGAACCGGGAATAGGTCAAAGTTTTTGGGGCGAAATAAGAAAATAA
- a CDS encoding 2-oxoacid:acceptor oxidoreductase family protein, whose amino-acid sequence MGKNFLMAGFGGQGVLLMGEILAKAAFLENKGVSWLPAYGPEMRGGTANCAVVIEEEGEVVSPLVFEPEVLVAFNKPSYLKFLPRTVPGGIVIVNSDLVDVELSGPVKQVFLPANQACLELGSMKAVNIYLLGALIALTSIVKTETISGVLKEIFGPKGVYPLNEKAFWRGYEDAGKRANHVETVN is encoded by the coding sequence ATGGGGAAAAATTTTTTAATGGCTGGTTTTGGCGGTCAGGGAGTGCTGTTAATGGGGGAAATCCTGGCTAAAGCTGCCTTTTTAGAAAATAAAGGAGTATCCTGGCTTCCCGCTTATGGTCCGGAAATGCGGGGAGGAACTGCTAACTGTGCGGTGGTAATAGAAGAGGAAGGGGAAGTGGTAAGTCCCCTGGTTTTTGAACCGGAAGTGCTGGTGGCGTTTAATAAGCCTTCGTATTTAAAGTTTTTACCCAGAACAGTACCCGGAGGTATTGTGATAGTTAACTCCGATTTAGTGGATGTTGAACTTTCCGGTCCGGTAAAGCAGGTTTTTTTGCCGGCAAACCAGGCATGTTTGGAACTGGGGAGCATGAAAGCGGTAAATATTTATCTTCTGGGAGCATTAATAGCATTAACTTCGATAGTAAAGACTGAAACTATATCAGGGGTTTTAAAAGAAATATTTGGACCAAAAGGTGTTTATCCCTTAAACGAAAAAGCTTTTTGGCGGGGATACGAGGATGCAGGAAAACGGGCAAATCATGTCGAAACAGTTAATTAA
- the spoIIAA gene encoding anti-sigma F factor antagonist, with product MEKEVKNKVLFVRITGEVDLKEADRLRREVDEIIENYPVKDIVFNLKNVDFIDSSGLGVILGRFKKIRSLGGRVYLASTNEKIKKILELSGFFRIMKGISREEEVWEEKAYEA from the coding sequence GTGGAAAAGGAAGTTAAAAATAAGGTGTTATTTGTTCGGATAACCGGAGAGGTAGATTTAAAGGAGGCAGACCGGCTGCGCCGGGAAGTTGATGAAATAATTGAAAATTACCCGGTAAAAGATATTGTCTTTAATTTAAAGAACGTTGACTTTATCGATAGCTCCGGACTTGGGGTGATCCTGGGACGGTTTAAAAAAATAAGAAGTCTTGGGGGCAGGGTATATTTAGCTTCAACCAATGAAAAGATTAAAAAGATCTTAGAACTTTCCGGTTTTTTCCGGATTATGAAAGGAATTTCCCGGGAAGAGGAAGTTTGGGAGGAAAAAGCTTATGAAGCATAA